Proteins encoded by one window of Gouania willdenowi chromosome 4, fGouWil2.1, whole genome shotgun sequence:
- the LOC114461462 gene encoding zinc finger protein 2-like yields the protein MEDVLQAFKDHCCPQRNVVFERVQYWSHQRTAGTSVNTFMTELRQKSKHCEFGIIENDMLRDKLVLSITDSDLKKRLIQERRLTLYRAIEICRATEEEKTLLQAIETEHGVQEVPVDAEMKIILPDKSLHHNTSRRSGSQSVPNTDENKKLVMAAFMPKVHLHRLHLQQSSVTNCVFSERKNVEQLLPERLHIKEEPEMISEDQEENQLCVQQETNGAACSVKCEDEEEKPQASQLHWRQITEFNIKEEPSTCSLNELMKKQTVGMNSKGPETAQDPDPSSLVLHGPNGTETDSPQTGGCSDDDDDDEHCWQIPLSESETEADSDSTRKKGKMSDSSKNAEMGCKASKTRINYFQQICSKSKVQVKITSECVDGKKASVSAASKLRVDTGEKPFECSFCRKCFTHEASWQLHMRIHTREKPFKCDVCSKCFFTKHHLQSHMMIHTGEKPFACSVCRKCFARKASRQLHMRVHTGNKPFECDVCRKCFTFRASLQTHMKIHKEEKPFKCDVCNKCFIRKPDHKRHMRIHTGEKPFKCEVCSEGFSRQHGLKSHMIIHTGEKPFKCDVCRKCFLSKQHMQSHMRIHTGEKPFKCDVCSKSFTRKDSLQSHMRIHTGEKPFKCDVCSEGFTHKDGLMSHMTIHTGEKPFKCDVCSKGFSRKHSLKSHMTIHTGEKPFKCGFCSKCFLTKQHLQSHMRIHTGEKPFKCGFCGKCFLSKQHLQSHMRIHTGEKPFECDVCSKCFTRKDSLQSHMKIHTGEKPFKCDV from the exons ATGGAGGATGTtcttcaagcctttaaagatcACTGCTGTCCACAGAGAAATGTTGTCTTTGAACGAGTTCAATATTGGTCTCATCAGAGGACAGCAGGGACATCAGTAAACACATTCATGACAGAGCTGCGACAGAAAAGCAAACACTGTGAGTTTGGAATAATTGAGAATGACATGCTCAGAGATAAGCTTGTGTTAAGCATCACAGACTCTGACCTTAAAAAGAGACTGATACAGGAAAGACGTCTAACATTATACAGAGCTATAGAAATATGCAGAGCAACAGAGGAAGAAAAGACTCTGTTACAAGCCATCGAGACTGAACACGGAGTGCAAGAAGTTCCAGTGGATGCTGAAATGAAAATCATTCTTCCTGACAAGAGTCTCCACCATAACACCAGTAGACGATCAGGTTCCCAATCTGTTCCAAATacagatgaaaacaaaaaacttgtCATGGCTGCCTTCATGCCTAAAGTTCATCTGCACAGATTACATCTCCAGCAGTCGTCAGTCACTAACTGTGTTTTCAGTGAGAGGAAGAACGTGGAGCAGCTTCTCCCAGAGCGTCTCCACATTaaggaggaaccagagatgATCAGTGAAGATCAGGAGGAGAACcagctttgtgtgcagcaggagacaaacGGTGCTGCTTGTtctgttaaatgtgaagatgaagaggagaagcctcaggcctcccagctacactggagacaaatAACAGAATTCAACATTAAAGAGGAACCTTCAACCTgcagtttaaatgaattaatgaaaaaacaaactgtggGAATGAACAGCAAAGGACCAGAAACAGCCCAGGATCCAGATCCAAGCAGTTTAGTACTACATGGTCCTAATGGAACGGAAACAGACTCGCCTCAGACTGGAGGTtgtagtgatgatgatgatgatgatgaacattGTTGGCAGATACCTCTGTCAGAGTCTGAAACTGAAGCTGACTCTGACTCCACCAGGAAAAAGGGAAAGATGTCTGACTCAAGTAAAAATGCTGAAATGGGATGTAAAGCTTCCAAAACACGGATAAATTATTTTCAACAGATTTGTTCAAAGAGTAAGGTTCAGGTAAAAATAACATCTGAATGTGTGGATGGTAAGAAAGCATCAGTCAGTGCAGCTTCAAAACTGAGAGTcgacacaggagagaaaccctttgaatGTTCTttttgtaggaaatgttttaccCATGAAGCTTCCTGGCAgttacacatgagaatccacacaagagagaaaccatttaaatgtgatgtttgtagtaaatgtttttttactaagcatcacctgcagtcacacatgatgatccacacaggagagaaaccctttgcaTGTTCtgtttgtaggaaatgttttgCCCGTAAAGCTTCCCGGCAGTTACACATGAGAGTCCACACAGGAAACAAACCAtttgaatgtgatgtttgtaggaaatgttttaccTTTAGGGCTAGCCTGCAGACACACATGaaaatccacaaagaagagaaaccatttaaatgtgatgtttgtaataaatgttttattcgaAAGCCTGACCATAAgcgacacatgagaatccacacaggtgAGAAACCGTTTAAATGTGAAGTTTGTAGTGAAGGCTTTTCTCGACAGCATGGCCTTAAGTCACACATGataattcacacaggagagaaaccatttaaatgtgatgtttgtaggaaatgttttcTCAGTAAGCAGCACatgcagtcacacatgagaatccacacaggagagaaaccatttaaatgtgatgtttgtagcaAATCTTTTACCCGTAAAGATTCCCTGCAGTCACAC atgagaatccacacaggagagaaaccatttaaatgtgatgtttgtagtgaAGGCTTTACTCACAAGGATGGCCTTATGTCACACATGacaattcacacaggagagaaaccatttaaatgtgatgtttgtagtaaaggCTTCAGTCGAAAGCATAGCCTTAAGTCACACATgacaatccacacaggagagaaaccatttaaatgtggtttttgtagtaaatgttttcttaCTAAACAGcacctgcagtcacacatgagaatccacacaggagagaaaccatttaaatgtggtttttgtggtaaatgttttCTTAGTAAGCAGcacctgcagtcacacatgagaatccacacaggagagaaaccatttgaatgtgatgtttgtagcaAATGTTTTACCCGTAAGGATTccctgcagtcacacatgaaaatccacacgggagagaaaccattcaaatgtgatgtttga